From a single Georhizobium profundi genomic region:
- a CDS encoding hemolysin family protein: MNEQVRMPLPSPASDESGEDGSQPPSTKPQQRRRTGPLNLWSKATRWLRPTDRNNIRDNFADALLSDAEHNLAFSPEERAMLHNILRLREVRVEDVMVPRADVDSVDQTTTLAELLVHFEESGHSRMPVYADHLDDPRGMVHIRDLLGYITKQARSKRRATTTKTSGAANANGQAGSGDKAKPRPAVDLGRVDLSKTVQEAGIIRKVLFVPPSMLASDLMERMQATRTQMALVIDEYGGTDGLVSLEDIVEMVVGDIADEHDDEEVMITRSSDDVFLVDAKAELEDIAEAIGPDFDVSEQIEDVDTLGGLIFSELGRIPARGELVQALPGFEFHVLDADPRRIKRVRIVRKRHNDRRRRPARPELESNAQPLALPAPEPVNEQPIAAVSPPVPQPLEQSQRG; this comes from the coding sequence ATGAACGAACAAGTTCGAATGCCCCTGCCGTCTCCCGCCTCCGATGAGAGCGGCGAAGACGGCTCCCAACCTCCGAGTACGAAGCCTCAGCAGCGCAGACGGACCGGCCCCTTAAACCTATGGTCCAAGGCGACGCGCTGGTTGAGGCCCACAGATCGCAACAATATCCGCGATAATTTCGCCGACGCTCTCTTGAGCGACGCCGAACACAATCTCGCGTTCTCACCCGAAGAACGCGCCATGCTGCACAACATCCTGCGGCTGCGCGAAGTGCGCGTGGAAGACGTGATGGTGCCGCGTGCCGACGTCGACAGTGTCGATCAGACCACGACCCTTGCGGAACTGCTCGTCCATTTCGAGGAATCCGGGCACTCGCGCATGCCGGTCTATGCCGATCATCTCGATGATCCGCGCGGCATGGTTCATATCCGTGACCTTCTCGGCTACATCACCAAGCAGGCCCGGTCCAAACGTCGGGCGACGACCACCAAGACCAGCGGTGCCGCGAACGCCAATGGCCAGGCTGGCAGTGGCGACAAGGCCAAGCCGCGGCCCGCGGTCGATCTCGGGCGGGTGGATCTCTCGAAGACCGTCCAGGAAGCCGGCATCATCCGCAAGGTGCTGTTCGTGCCGCCATCCATGCTCGCTTCCGACCTCATGGAGCGCATGCAGGCGACGCGCACGCAGATGGCCCTCGTCATCGATGAATATGGCGGCACCGACGGTCTCGTTTCGCTGGAAGACATCGTCGAGATGGTCGTTGGCGACATCGCGGACGAGCATGACGACGAAGAAGTCATGATCACGCGATCGTCCGACGACGTCTTCCTGGTGGATGCCAAGGCCGAACTCGAGGATATCGCGGAAGCGATCGGCCCTGATTTCGATGTGTCCGAACAGATCGAGGACGTCGACACGTTGGGCGGCCTCATCTTTTCGGAGCTCGGCCGCATTCCGGCCCGCGGGGAACTCGTCCAGGCGCTGCCCGGCTTCGAGTTTCATGTGCTCGACGCCGATCCTCGCCGCATCAAGCGGGTTCGCATCGTGCGCAAGCGCCACAACGACCGCCGCCGCCGTCCGGCACGACCGGAGTTGGAAAGCAACGCTCAGCCGCTCGCTCTGCCGGCACCCGAGCCTGTGAACGAGCAGCCCATCGCAGCGGTATCGCCACCGGTGCCGCAGCCGCTGGAGCAGTCGCAAAGAGGCTGA
- the lnt gene encoding apolipoprotein N-acyltransferase codes for MEVFAGSLMLAWGWQRAVIAILAGALAVLALPPFDFFFAMFLTFPILVWLLDGASGNPDRGFLRRLWPAFVTGWYFGFGYFLAGLWWLGNALLVEAESFAWAIPLAVLGLPAFLALFFGMGTAIARILWSDGLGRIAALAFGLALMEWLRSFILTGFPWNTIGYGAMPLPVAMQTAQILGLNGITALSILTFSMPALLATRQHMRLGLALAAALVAAHLGYGAYVLNTATATPAEGAPTIRIVQPSIPQSTKWDEAERDQIFEQHLALTRQAPAEGGPVPSLIVWPETAAPFILTEAPIALEAIAQSLQPGQQLATGAIRMETVPGDGVRYYNAISVIGEDGEIIASADKVHLVPFGEYLPLTDLMSSLGFSAVAQMPESFTPAPATSLLTLPTGTALPLICYEAIFPLELPEGDNTPDFILNVTNDAWYGATPGPYQHFRQAQVRAVELGLPLVRAANNGISAITDSQGRIIEGLGLDAVGVIDAQVPPKTVSNWNNSDRTQNFWLIIVILLLGAATARYGFKRRRID; via the coding sequence TTGGAAGTGTTCGCAGGCAGCCTCATGCTCGCCTGGGGCTGGCAGCGGGCAGTCATCGCTATTCTGGCCGGTGCGCTCGCCGTGCTGGCACTGCCGCCGTTCGACTTCTTCTTCGCGATGTTCCTGACGTTTCCGATCCTCGTCTGGCTTCTCGACGGGGCAAGTGGCAACCCGGACCGCGGGTTCCTGCGCCGCCTCTGGCCTGCCTTCGTGACCGGCTGGTATTTCGGCTTCGGCTATTTCCTTGCTGGCCTCTGGTGGCTTGGGAACGCGCTCCTGGTGGAGGCCGAAAGCTTCGCCTGGGCCATTCCCCTTGCCGTTCTGGGTCTGCCTGCCTTTCTCGCGCTGTTTTTCGGCATGGGCACGGCGATCGCCCGCATTTTGTGGTCCGACGGGCTCGGGCGCATTGCGGCTCTCGCCTTCGGGCTTGCGCTCATGGAGTGGCTGAGAAGCTTCATCCTGACGGGCTTTCCGTGGAACACGATCGGCTATGGCGCGATGCCGCTGCCGGTTGCCATGCAGACGGCGCAGATCCTCGGGCTGAACGGCATCACCGCCCTTTCCATCCTCACCTTTTCCATGCCGGCGCTTCTGGCGACACGCCAGCATATGCGGCTCGGTCTTGCATTGGCCGCAGCACTCGTGGCCGCCCATCTCGGCTACGGTGCCTATGTGCTGAACACGGCGACCGCTACCCCAGCCGAAGGCGCACCGACGATCCGCATCGTCCAGCCCTCCATCCCGCAATCGACCAAATGGGACGAAGCGGAACGCGACCAGATTTTCGAACAGCACCTGGCACTGACCCGGCAGGCTCCGGCGGAGGGCGGGCCTGTGCCCTCGCTCATCGTCTGGCCGGAAACGGCTGCACCCTTCATTCTGACCGAAGCGCCGATCGCGCTCGAAGCGATCGCGCAATCCCTACAGCCGGGCCAGCAGCTCGCCACCGGCGCGATCCGGATGGAAACGGTGCCGGGTGATGGGGTGCGCTACTACAATGCGATCAGCGTCATCGGCGAGGATGGCGAGATCATCGCCTCCGCCGACAAGGTTCATCTCGTACCGTTCGGCGAATATCTGCCGCTGACGGACCTCATGAGCTCGCTCGGGTTCTCGGCTGTGGCGCAGATGCCGGAGAGCTTCACGCCTGCACCGGCCACAAGCCTGCTGACGCTGCCGACCGGCACCGCGCTTCCCCTGATCTGCTACGAAGCCATCTTCCCGCTGGAACTGCCAGAGGGAGACAACACCCCCGATTTTATCCTCAACGTCACCAACGATGCCTGGTACGGCGCGACGCCGGGTCCCTACCAGCATTTCCGGCAGGCGCAGGTTCGCGCCGTCGAGCTAGGCCTGCCGCTCGTTCGTGCGGCCAACAACGGGATATCGGCAATTACCGACAGCCAGGGGCGAATCATCGAAGGGCTCGGACTGGATGCCGTGGGGGTCATCGACGCTCAGGTGCCGCCCAAAACCGTATCAAATTGGAACAACAGCGATCGCACACAAAACTTCTGGTTGATAATCGTGATACTTTTGTTAGGAGCTGCTACTGCGCGTTACGGTTTCAAGCGCCGGAGAATTGACTAA
- the metK gene encoding methionine adenosyltransferase, whose product MARAEYFFTSESVSEGHPDKVCDRISDEIVDLVYKEAKKTGVDPWTVRVACETLATTNRVVIAGEVRIPETLMKKDKDGKSVINPSRFKSIARRAIRDIGYEQDGFHWKTAKIDVLLHSQSTDIAQGVDNASDSQGFEGAGDQGIMFGYACRETAELMPAPIYYSHKILEVLAAARKQGEGEVAGLGPDSKSQVTVRYVDGKPAEVTQIVLSTQHYDGAWDSKKVRSVVEPYIREALSDIQIADDCVWYINPTGKFVIGGPDGDTGLTGRKIIVDTYGGAAPHGGGAFSGKDTTKVDRSAAYAARYLAKNVVAAGLAERCSIQLAYAIGVAQPLSVYVDLYGTGTVSEEAIEAAVRSVMDLSPTGIRKHLDLNKPIYAKTSAYGHFGRKAGRDGSFSWEKTDLIKALKDAVKQAA is encoded by the coding sequence ATGGCGCGCGCCGAATACTTCTTTACGAGCGAATCCGTCTCCGAAGGTCATCCCGACAAGGTCTGCGACCGCATCTCGGACGAAATCGTCGATCTCGTCTACAAGGAAGCCAAGAAGACCGGCGTTGATCCCTGGACGGTGCGTGTCGCCTGCGAAACGCTTGCCACGACGAACCGCGTTGTGATTGCCGGCGAAGTGCGCATTCCCGAAACGCTCATGAAGAAAGACAAGGACGGGAAGTCGGTCATCAACCCGTCCCGGTTCAAGTCGATCGCGCGCCGTGCCATCCGTGACATCGGTTACGAGCAGGACGGCTTCCATTGGAAGACGGCGAAGATCGACGTGTTGTTGCATTCGCAGTCGACGGATATCGCGCAGGGCGTCGACAATGCGTCGGACAGCCAGGGCTTCGAAGGTGCCGGCGACCAGGGCATCATGTTCGGTTACGCCTGCCGCGAAACCGCGGAGCTGATGCCGGCGCCGATCTACTATTCCCACAAGATCCTCGAGGTGCTGGCAGCGGCACGCAAGCAGGGCGAAGGCGAGGTCGCGGGCCTCGGCCCAGACTCCAAGAGCCAGGTCACGGTGCGCTATGTCGACGGCAAGCCTGCCGAAGTCACGCAGATCGTGCTTTCGACCCAGCACTATGATGGCGCTTGGGATTCCAAGAAAGTCCGCTCGGTCGTCGAGCCTTACATTCGCGAAGCGCTGAGCGACATCCAGATCGCCGACGACTGCGTCTGGTACATCAATCCGACCGGCAAGTTCGTCATCGGCGGCCCCGACGGCGACACGGGCCTCACCGGTCGCAAGATCATCGTCGACACCTATGGCGGCGCAGCACCCCATGGCGGCGGCGCGTTTTCGGGCAAGGACACGACCAAGGTCGACCGTTCCGCCGCATATGCAGCTCGCTACCTCGCCAAGAACGTGGTTGCAGCCGGGCTTGCAGAGCGTTGCTCGATCCAGCTCGCCTACGCAATTGGCGTGGCTCAGCCGCTGTCGGTCTATGTCGACCTCTACGGCACGGGCACGGTCAGCGAAGAAGCCATCGAAGCTGCCGTGCGCAGCGTGATGGATCTGTCGCCGACCGGTATCCGAAAGCACCTGGATCTGAACAAGCCGATCTACGCCAAGACCTCCGCCTACGGCCATTT
- the miaB gene encoding tRNA (N6-isopentenyl adenosine(37)-C2)-methylthiotransferase MiaB, giving the protein MNAYDSDRMADALAKDGYARTERPEDADLYLINTCHIREKAAEKVYSELGRLAKQKAKAEPGAKDFLVGITGCVAQAEGQEIFRRAPVVDLVVGPQTYHRLPEIVSEARAGRRVVDTDYAIEDKFAHLPRPDRKIVQARGVTAFLTVQEGCDKFCAFCVVPYTRGSEVSRPVAQIVAEAEALAEAGVRELTLLGQNVNAWHGVGADGRQWGLGELLFRLAEVPGIARLRYMTSHPRDMDDALIAAHRDLSQLMPYLHLPVQSGSDAILKAMNRQHKADDYLRLIDRIRAARPDIALSGDFIVGFPGETDADFEATLRLIENVGYAAAYSFKYSPRPGTPAAEATDLLPEEVKSERLLRLQALVTKQQYAFQQGCVGKTVDLLIEKPGRREGQIVGRSPWLQPTIVDAKAGAIGDIVKVRITASEANSLFAECIQG; this is encoded by the coding sequence ATGAACGCCTACGATTCCGATCGCATGGCGGACGCGCTGGCGAAGGACGGCTACGCCCGCACGGAGCGGCCGGAGGATGCGGACCTTTATCTCATCAACACCTGCCACATCCGCGAAAAGGCCGCCGAAAAAGTCTATTCCGAGCTCGGTCGCCTCGCCAAGCAGAAGGCGAAGGCCGAACCCGGCGCGAAGGATTTTCTCGTCGGCATCACGGGCTGCGTCGCGCAGGCCGAAGGGCAGGAAATCTTCCGCCGTGCTCCTGTGGTCGACCTCGTCGTTGGCCCGCAAACCTATCACCGGCTGCCCGAGATCGTCAGCGAAGCGCGCGCCGGGCGTCGCGTGGTCGATACCGACTATGCGATCGAGGACAAGTTCGCGCATCTGCCGCGACCGGATCGCAAGATCGTCCAGGCGCGCGGCGTCACGGCCTTCCTCACCGTGCAGGAAGGGTGCGACAAGTTCTGCGCCTTCTGCGTCGTGCCCTATACCCGCGGCTCGGAGGTCTCCCGGCCCGTCGCCCAGATCGTGGCCGAAGCGGAAGCGCTTGCCGAGGCCGGAGTGCGGGAACTCACGCTTCTTGGCCAGAACGTGAACGCCTGGCACGGCGTCGGCGCCGATGGCCGGCAATGGGGGCTGGGCGAACTTCTCTTCCGTCTGGCGGAAGTGCCCGGCATCGCCCGCCTTCGTTATATGACCAGCCATCCCCGCGACATGGACGATGCGCTGATCGCGGCGCATCGTGACCTCTCGCAGCTGATGCCGTATCTCCACCTGCCGGTGCAGTCCGGATCGGACGCGATTCTTAAGGCGATGAACCGCCAGCACAAGGCGGATGACTATCTGCGCCTGATCGATCGGATTCGCGCCGCTCGGCCCGACATTGCGCTTTCGGGCGATTTCATTGTCGGGTTCCCTGGCGAGACCGATGCGGATTTTGAAGCGACACTCCGTCTGATCGAAAACGTCGGCTATGCGGCTGCCTACTCGTTCAAATACTCGCCACGACCGGGCACACCTGCGGCGGAAGCCACGGATCTGCTGCCCGAAGAGGTGAAGTCGGAGCGTCTGCTGCGCCTGCAAGCGCTTGTCACAAAGCAGCAATATGCTTTCCAGCAAGGGTGCGTCGGCAAGACCGTGGACCTGCTGATCGAGAAGCCGGGACGTCGCGAAGGCCAGATCGTCGGGCGCTCTCCGTGGTTGCAGCCAACAATTGTTGATGCAAAGGCCGGTGCGATCGGCGACATTGTGAAGGTACGAATCACGGCGAGCGAGGCCAACAGTCTCTTTGCCGAATGCATCCAAGGCTGA
- a CDS encoding helix-turn-helix domain-containing protein: MITNKKKPNPIDIHVGSRIRLRRTMMGMSQEKLGESLGITFQQIQKYEKGTNRVGASRLQNISSILSVPVSFFFEDAPGDTSAPGGFSEAASPNYVVDFLSSSEGLQLNRAFVRIEDPKVRRKLIELAKALAGDQPD; the protein is encoded by the coding sequence ATGATCACTAACAAGAAGAAGCCCAATCCTATCGACATCCATGTCGGCAGCCGCATTCGCCTGAGACGAACGATGATGGGGATGAGCCAGGAAAAGCTTGGCGAGAGCCTGGGCATCACCTTCCAGCAGATCCAGAAATACGAAAAAGGCACCAACCGCGTCGGTGCCAGCCGCCTTCAGAACATTTCCTCCATCTTGAGCGTCCCTGTATCGTTCTTCTTCGAAGACGCTCCCGGGGACACCTCCGCGCCGGGTGGCTTTTCCGAGGCGGCGAGCCCCAATTATGTGGTCGACTTTTTATCGTCTTCGGAAGGACTTCAGCTCAACCGCGCCTTCGTGCGGATCGAGGATCCCAAGGTTCGCCGCAAGCTGATCGAACTGGCCAAGGCGCTGGCGGGCGATCAACCAGACTAG
- a CDS encoding PhoH family protein encodes MTPPDRSASGASDTTHIVLTFDNNRLASALFGQFDQNLALIEQKLGVDARARGNQVAIRGDATATDHARRTLDFLYERLQSGSEIAASDVEGAIRMAIASDDQLIFPTMERKGKMALAQISTRKKTLVARTPTQDAYIRAMERSELVFGIGPAGTGKTYLAVAHAAQLLERGAIDRIILSRPAVEAGERLGFLPGDMKEKVDPYLRPLYDALYDMMPGDKVERAITAGVIEIAPLAFMRGRTLTNAVVILDEAQNTTSMQMKMFLTRLGENARMIVTGDPSQIDLPRGVKSGLVEALRILKGVEGVITCRFRDVDVVRHPLVARIVRAYDADSTMIDESGKPDPR; translated from the coding sequence ATGACACCGCCGGACAGAAGCGCCTCCGGCGCCTCCGACACCACCCACATCGTGCTCACCTTCGACAACAACAGACTTGCAAGCGCGCTGTTTGGCCAGTTCGACCAGAACCTCGCTCTCATCGAGCAGAAACTCGGCGTCGATGCCCGTGCCCGCGGCAACCAGGTCGCGATCCGCGGCGATGCTACGGCGACGGACCATGCCCGCCGCACACTCGATTTTCTCTATGAACGCCTGCAGTCCGGCAGCGAAATCGCTGCGTCCGACGTGGAAGGGGCCATTCGCATGGCGATTGCGTCGGACGACCAGCTGATCTTCCCGACCATGGAACGCAAGGGCAAGATGGCGCTTGCGCAGATCTCCACCCGCAAGAAGACGCTGGTGGCGCGTACGCCGACGCAGGATGCCTACATCCGCGCGATGGAGCGCAGCGAACTCGTCTTCGGCATCGGGCCGGCCGGTACCGGCAAGACCTATCTCGCGGTCGCCCACGCGGCGCAGCTGCTGGAGCGCGGTGCGATCGACCGCATAATTCTGTCGCGTCCGGCCGTCGAAGCAGGCGAGCGCCTGGGCTTTCTTCCGGGCGACATGAAGGAGAAGGTCGATCCCTATCTCCGCCCCCTCTATGACGCGCTTTATGACATGATGCCCGGCGACAAGGTCGAGCGGGCGATCACCGCCGGCGTCATCGAAATCGCGCCGCTCGCCTTCATGCGCGGCCGCACGCTGACCAATGCCGTCGTCATTCTCGACGAAGCGCAGAACACGACGTCGATGCAGATGAAAATGTTTTTGACGCGTCTCGGCGAGAACGCCCGCATGATCGTGACCGGAGACCCGAGCCAGATCGACCTTCCGCGCGGGGTGAAATCCGGTCTGGTCGAGGCGCTGCGCATCCTCAAGGGCGTCGAGGGCGTGATTACCTGCCGCTTCCGCGACGTCGACGTGGTGCGCCACCCGCTGGTGGCACGCATCGTTCGCGCCTACGACGCCGACAGCACCATGATCGACGAAAGCGGCAAGCCCGATCCGCGATGA
- the ybeY gene encoding rRNA maturation RNase YbeY, protein MSTIDIQVTVEAGDWPAEEALYETATRVLGAANAYLSTELHQPFPAMSPELSLLFTNDAAMRTINAEWRDKDKPTNVLSFPAFPLVPGGMPGPMLGDIVLASETIANEAKDLQRSSGDHLAHLLVHGYLHLFGYDHIEVEDAEIMEHHEIRILATLGISDPYEGQSLLDTTKRQ, encoded by the coding sequence ATGAGCACGATCGACATCCAGGTCACGGTAGAGGCAGGCGACTGGCCGGCGGAAGAAGCGTTGTACGAGACGGCGACCCGAGTGCTCGGGGCCGCAAACGCCTATCTGTCCACCGAGCTTCATCAGCCATTCCCCGCCATGTCGCCGGAGCTGTCGCTGCTCTTCACGAATGACGCGGCGATGCGGACGATCAATGCCGAATGGCGCGACAAGGACAAGCCGACAAACGTCCTGTCTTTCCCCGCATTTCCACTGGTTCCAGGGGGGATGCCGGGACCGATGCTTGGCGACATCGTGCTCGCAAGTGAAACAATTGCCAATGAAGCCAAGGACTTACAACGAAGTTCAGGCGATCATCTGGCGCATCTCCTCGTGCACGGCTATCTTCATCTCTTCGGCTACGACCATATCGAGGTCGAGGATGCTGAGATCATGGAACACCATGAGATCCGTATTCTTGCCACACTCGGCATATCAGACCCATATGAGGGACAATCCCTCTTGGACACGACGAAGAGACAATGA